Proteins from a genomic interval of Arachis hypogaea cultivar Tifrunner chromosome 10, arahy.Tifrunner.gnm2.J5K5, whole genome shotgun sequence:
- the LOC140175589 gene encoding uncharacterized protein — protein sequence MRTIVWNCRGLGRPLTIHTLKGICKSHSPEIVFISETKNQSRQVEAKLRVCGYENWHIVNPAGVTGGLVLAWKDSISVQIISSGEFFVAAEIKEVGSSEVWAFIGVHLSCSEQIRSLQFEELTTMSQYLKKKCNELVDIGMVGHPFTWTNRRQGEDLVKERLDRYLVGMEWKLKFPNAVVHRLTESGSDHAPLLMETKPQSWHSKRRFKYQERWCGEEDVKRIVSEVWRMEVVGSAMFSLAQKSKACRHRLVQWQKTHKANSQKEIEDLQAKLEELRVAGINRGEEVTSLEKKLELAYLKEESYWREKSRVKWLKEGD from the exons ATGAGAACTATAGTTtggaattgtcggggtttggggagacccctgacaatTCACACCTTAAAAGGGATCTGTAAATCCCACTCCCCCGAGATTGTGTTTATAAGTGAAACAAAGAACCAATCTCGACAGGTGGAAGCAAAACTTCGGGTATGCGGCTACGAAAACTGGCATATTGTTAACCCGGCAGGAGTGACAGGAGGACTTGTGCTAGCTTGGAAGGACAGCATCAGTGTTCAAATTATTAGCAGTGGAGAATTCTTTGTGGCAGCCGAAATTAAGGAAGTCGGAAGCAGTGAGGTATGGGCGTTCATTGGTGTCCATTTGAGTTGTTCGGAACAAATTCGATCCTTGCAGTTTGAGGAGCTTACAACAATGAGCCAATACCTGAAGAAAAAGTG TAACGAATTAGTAGATATTGGAATGGTGGGACACCCTTTCACGTGGACAAATCGAAGACAAGGAGAGGATTTGGTGAAGGAGAGGCTTGACCGCTATTTAGTTGGGATGGAATGGAAGTTGAAGTTTCCGAATGCAGTGGTGCACAGGCTCACAGAGTCAGGCTCGGATCATGCTCCACTTTTGATGGAAACCAAACCTCAATCCTGGCATAGTAAAAGGCGGTTTAAATACCAGGAACGTTGGTGTGGAGAAGAGGATGTCAAGAGAATTGTCAGTGAAGTGTGGAGAATGGAAGTTGTAGGCTCAGCTATGTTCTCCTTGGCCCAAAAGTCGAAAGCTTGTAGACATAGATTAGTTCAATGGCAGAAAACTCACAAAGCAAACTCTCAAAAAGAAATTGAGGACCTTCAAGCTAAACTAGAGGAGTTGCGGGTGGCTGGAATCAATAGGGGAGAGGAGGTTACCAGTTTGGAGAAGAAGTTAGAGCTggcatatttgaaagaagagagctATTGGCGAGAAAAATCTAGAGTTAAGTGGCTAAAAGAAGGAGATTAG